DNA from Mycobacterium sp. SMC-8:
CAGCAAGCAGCAGCGCCCCAGCGACGGTCCCCGGAACCCGGCCGACCAGCGCCCAGCCCGTGCCCCGCAGGTCGATCGACTCCCGTTCGCGCACCACGACGATCAGCGTGACGAGCGTCGCCACCATGATCAGTGTGGCGGGAATCAGCGCCGGGTCCACCAGCGCGACGACCGGAGCGGCGAACATCCCGATGCCGAATCCGATCGACGCCTGCAGCGCAGAGGCAAGCAGGATCGCCGTCGCGAGAACGCAATAGGCCGTGACACTCATGCCGGTACGGTTTCACGGGCACTCCCTTCCAGCGGCAGCGGGTGGTGGCACAGCGCGCTGTGGCCGGGGACACCGGTGTCCACAGCGGCGGCGGGCGTCGCCGTCGCGCACACGTCGGTGGCCTTCCAGCAGCGAGTCCGGAACCGGCAACCCGACGGCGGGTTGATCGGGGAAGGCACCTCGCCCTGGAGCAGGATCCGCTGTCTGCGCCGGGTGCCGTCCAGCGTCGGCGCCGCCGACATCAGTGCGGCGGTGTAGGGATGGTTGGACCGCTCGAAGACCGCCTCGGTGGGCCCGTTCTCGATGATCCGGCCCAGGTACATCACCGCGACCCGGTCGGCGACATGGCGCACCACCGACAGGTCGTGCGAGATGAAGATGTAGGAGATCTGCAGCTGCTCCTGCAGGTCGTTGAGCAGGTTGAGCACCTGCGCCTGCACCGACAGGTCGAGCGCGGAAACCGGCTCGTCGCAGATGATCACGTCTGGGTTCAGGGCCAGGGCGCGGGCGATGCCGATGCGCTGACGCTGGCCTCCGGAGAACTCCTGCGGGTACTTGTCCGCCGCCTTGGCGCCCAGGCCGACCAGATCGAGCAGACCCCGGACCCGCATGTCGCGGTCCTGGCGATTCTTGATGATGCCCTTGTGGCTGAGCCACGGCTCGGCGATGATCTCGGCGGCCGACATCCGGGAGTTCAGCGACGCGTAGGGATCCTGGAACACCATCTGCACGCGGCGGCGGAACGTGAGCAGGTCGGCGCCCTTGAGGCTGAACGGGTCGACCCCGTCGAACCGCACGCTGCCCTCATCAGGACGCTCAAGCATCAGCAAAGTGCGCGCCAGCGTGGACTTTCCGCAACCGGACTCGCCGACCAGCCCGAGTGTCTCGCCGCGCCGCAGGTCCAAGGTGACGCCGTCGAGCGCGCACAGCTTGTTCTTACCGGCGTGCGGCACGCGGAAGCTCTTGCGGACGTCGCGGACCTCGAGCAAGGTGTCGGGAATCTCAGACATTGCAGACCTCTTCCGGGAAGTGACAGGCGGCTTTGCGATCTGCACCCACGCCCGTCAGCGCCGGGCGGGTGGTGCGGCACACGTCGGCGGACAGCGGGCAGCGGGCCTGGTAGACGCAACCCTCAGGGATGGAGTGCAGGTCCGGCGGGGTGCCTCCGATGGATTTGAGCGCGTCACCGCGACGGGCGTCGACGGGCACGGAGTTCAGCAGGCCCTTGGTGTAGGGATGCTTGGGGTCGGCGAAAACCTCGGCCACGGTGCCGGTCTCGATGATGTTGCCGGCGTACATGATCGCCACGCGGTCGGCTTCCTCGGCGACCAGCGCGAGGTCGTGGGTGATCAGCACGACGGCCATGCGGTACTCGGTGCGCAGATCCCGCAGCAGCGCCATGATCTGCGCCTGCACCGTCACGTCGAGTGCGGTGGTGGGTTCGTCGGCGATCAGCACGCTCGGGTTCAGCGCCACCGCCATCGCGATGAGCAGGCGCTGCCGCATGCCGCCGGAGAACTGATGCGGGTAGGAGTTGAGCCGGGTTTCGGGTTGGGGGATCCCGACGCGCGCCATCAGTTCGACGGCCTTGCCTTTGGCTTCCTTGGCGCCGAGGCCGTGGTGAATCCGGAACGGCTCGGCCAGTTGGGTTCCCACGGTATAGAGCGGGTTGAGCGCGGTGAGCGCGTCCTGGAACACGATCGCCAGCTCGGTGCCGGCCATCTCGCGGCGCTTCTTGCGGCCGGCGCTGAGCAGGTCGACGTCCGCGAGCCTGGCTGTGCCACTGACGATGTCGGCGACGGGCTCGAGCAGCCCGACCAGCGCGGTGGCCGTCATGGACTTGCCGCAGCCGGATTCCCCCAGCAGCGCCAGGGTTTCACCGCGGCGGGCCTGAAAGGAGACGCCGTCGACGGCGCGCAGCGTTCCGGTGATGGTGCGCACCTCGACGGTCAGGCCCTCGACGTCGAGCACGGGTGTGGCGTCCACGGAGTCCGCGGGAACGTCGCGATCAACGAGTGCGGTCATGCTCGGACCTTT
Protein-coding regions in this window:
- a CDS encoding ABC transporter ATP-binding protein, translating into MSEIPDTLLEVRDVRKSFRVPHAGKNKLCALDGVTLDLRRGETLGLVGESGCGKSTLARTLLMLERPDEGSVRFDGVDPFSLKGADLLTFRRRVQMVFQDPYASLNSRMSAAEIIAEPWLSHKGIIKNRQDRDMRVRGLLDLVGLGAKAADKYPQEFSGGQRQRIGIARALALNPDVIICDEPVSALDLSVQAQVLNLLNDLQEQLQISYIFISHDLSVVRHVADRVAVMYLGRIIENGPTEAVFERSNHPYTAALMSAAPTLDGTRRRQRILLQGEVPSPINPPSGCRFRTRCWKATDVCATATPAAAVDTGVPGHSALCHHPLPLEGSARETVPA
- a CDS encoding ABC transporter ATP-binding protein is translated as MTALVDRDVPADSVDATPVLDVEGLTVEVRTITGTLRAVDGVSFQARRGETLALLGESGCGKSMTATALVGLLEPVADIVSGTARLADVDLLSAGRKKRREMAGTELAIVFQDALTALNPLYTVGTQLAEPFRIHHGLGAKEAKGKAVELMARVGIPQPETRLNSYPHQFSGGMRQRLLIAMAVALNPSVLIADEPTTALDVTVQAQIMALLRDLRTEYRMAVVLITHDLALVAEEADRVAIMYAGNIIETGTVAEVFADPKHPYTKGLLNSVPVDARRGDALKSIGGTPPDLHSIPEGCVYQARCPLSADVCRTTRPALTGVGADRKAACHFPEEVCNV